Proteins from a single region of Anthonomus grandis grandis chromosome 10, icAntGran1.3, whole genome shotgun sequence:
- the LOC126741420 gene encoding exportin-4-like, with the protein MNEQAIRELEAAAQIIMAPPNVVSNEQRHAAETVFLNFRKSKSPYDLCRQILEKSENQYVLFEAAEVLKEAVIREWSFLLDSDRTSLRQYLMQYITSHQVPHYVRDRILQVIAIMVKRASIDDQGRERGTILQEVENLIVNAESDKKLLGCNIISNLMQEYASTVKSTDVGLPWEVHFKAKKQFESSDLKRIFQFCVYLLSEVVKNDPPYNEVMVQLTRHLLQITERVLTWGYVSPILPKRLIGIYESVYESDQAPSLKLSNAWAEIMFNPDLIPLMFQIYWKVRDTDELAHHALNCLVQLASLCGGIMNTEEVKIKYLHTYLVNFLNLISNVPIRKKESLGVSSIVRKLVLFFDFGQLPNTLQETWMDEFTRLTCHFCDGIVHEEANPDEDKFFSEAFENMLEAWTTLITQSNSLPEDFHKNCAVRIFNKYVQCHLAPPDGSRSTEIGEGGIYDEELEDNDRTKYSEQLQTIGIIGRTILSHSVPLLYKILESRIDRLLNMLQVMRNRAMTLNEAAVLENLFEDVHWTILIAGHVLAMECEGETPMIPTEVTVYSTEMTKSGLCTPDASINALASVDPKLPVPDSLEQCDHVIRVSYNIMRLASVEELAVSMKLSHFMSPEVGSSIMWFLKRFCMSYLLPDEDFYTQISPILLNCLGRDSECSKLVVSFLLNKIAVNLYSFQSEAILLRDTVDLFSDMVCTKQKALYIIKTEPMAKLIALTEQMHPGTLPSNVLRGVYKGLTLAGRCLVDPEEINQYYERILQPLRIRFKTLIGQEDFARTCHDEQVQKVVIDLLECFIGVAIGSFMATVQILFDFMEPILSELREFLNFYKDYQVIVQLILEVFGQCAKYMLCYLKPLDSKKLYVSSLGVVQYYAKFNVNRLTNESFAEESSVQDLSLLLDLLTFILSKDCIDLCDNVNHEDAMVTASDVALYGLKFIMPIMPLEMLKFPKLCAQFYRLLVLINDIYPEKISELPYDMMSNLLQCIHLGLTNFGTDIVQACLDFIQGMASYIFRHQALETPFAAALKPFLKILMDLVLSHQINSDMISSSSTTIYTLICCYQQEYEGLVQSLIQNQSDPLIAERLAVAFNNLTQNVALTCERHPKLKFRDNFDKFIANVHGFLLIK; encoded by the exons ATGAACGAACAGGCCATAAGGGAACTGGAGGCCGCGGCCCAAATAATAATG gctcCGCCGAATGTTGTATCGAATGAACAGAGACACGCGGCGGAAAcggtttttcttaattttcgaAAGAGCAAGTCACCCTACGACTTGTGCAGACAAATACTCGAAAAGTCTGAGAATCAATATGTTTTGTTTGAGGCTGCCGAGGTTTTAAAGGAGGCTGTTATTAGAGAATGGTCGTTTTTGCTGGATAGTGACCG gACTTCCTTAAGACAATACCTGATGCAATACATAACATCACATCAAGTGCCACATTATGTGCGAGATAGAATATTACAAGTGATAGCAATAATGGTAAAGAGAGCAAGTATTGACGATCAGGGTAGAGAGAGAGGAACCATTTTACAAGAAGTGGAAAATTTGATtgttaatgcagaatcagataAA AAACTGCTTGGTTGTAACATAATATCGAACCTAATGCAAGAGTATGCAAGCACAGTAAAATCGACAGATGTCGGTCTACCCTGGGAAGTGCATTTTAAAGCGAAAAAACAGTTTGAAAGTTCAGATTTGAAAAGGATCTTCCAGTTTTGTGTTTATTTGTTATCGGAAGTTGTGAAGAACGATCCACCTTATAATGAGGTGATGGTGCAACTGACAAGGCATCTGCTGCAGATCACCGAGAGGGTGCTCACTTGGGGATATGTGTCACCAATTT TACCCAAAAGGTTAATTGGAATATACGAGTCAGTGTATGAATCAGACCAAGCACCTTCATTAAAACTGAGCAACGCGTGGGCAGAAATTATGTTCAATCCAGATCTGATTCCTCTTATGTTTCAGATTTATTGGAAG GTAAGGGATACCGATGAATTGGCCCATCATGCCCTAAACTGTTTGGTGCAATTGGCCAGTTTATGTGGAGGAATTATGAACACTGAAGAGGTGAAGATCAAGTATTTACACACTTATTTGGTGAACTTCCTAAATCTGATTTCAAA TgttcccataagaaaaaaagaatccTTAGGAGTATCGAGCATTGTGAGaaaattagtattattttttgactttggcCAGTTACCCAATACCCTGCAGGAAACTTGGATGGACGAATTTACTAGACTGACTTGCCACTTTTGTGACGGGATAGTGCACGAAGAAGCg AATCCAGACGAAGACAAGTTCTTTTCTGAAGCATTTGAAAACATGTTGGAGGCCTGGACTACATTGATTACTCAGTCCAACTCCTTACCAGAGGACTTCCATAAGAACTGTGCCGTCaggatatttaataaatatgtgcAGTGTCATTTGGCACCTCCAGATGGCAGCCGAAGTACTGAAATTGGAGAGGGAG gtatttatgATGAAGAGCTCGAAGATAATGACAGAACCAAGTATAGTGAACAACTTCAAACCATAGGAATCATCGGCAGGACCATTTTGTCTCACTCGGTTCCGCTACTCTACAA GATCTTGGAGTCCAGAATCGATCGGTTGTTGAACATGTTACAAGTGATGCGAAATCGGGCGATGACCCTAAACGAGGCGGCCGTCCTGGAGAATTTATTCGAGGACGTCCACTGGACGATCTTGATCGCTGGACACGTTCTGGCGATGGAATGCGAGGGCGAAACCCCGATGATTCCCACCGAGGTCACCGTTTATTCGACGGAAATGACCAAAAGCGGACTCTGTACACCGGATGCGAGTATTAACGCTTTGGCTTCCGTTGACCCTAAG CTTCCGGTTCCTGATTCGTTGGAACAATGCGACCATGTGATTAGAGTGAGTTACAATATAATGCGACTGGCCTCGGTGGAGGAATTGGCCGTTTCCATGAAATTGAGCCACTTTATGAGTCCGGAAGTGGGTTCGTCGATTATGTGGTTCCTAAAACGGTTCTGTATGAGTTATTTGTTGCCCGACGAGGACTTTTATACGCAG ATCAGTCCGATACTATTAAACTGTTTAGGCCGCGACTCAGAATGCAGCAAACTGGTCGTATCGTTCCTACTAAACAAAATCGCCGTCAACTTGTACAGTTTCCAATCGGAGGCGATCCTTTTAAGGGACACCGTCGATCTGTTCAGCGATATGGTGTGCACAAAACAGAA GGCTCTATACATTATTAAGACGGAACCGATGGCCAAACTGATCGCTTTAACCGAACAAATGCACCCGGGGACTCTGCCCTCGAACGTTTTAAGGGGCGTCTATAAGGGCTTAACACTTGCAG GTCGTTGCTTAGTTGATCCGGAAGAAATAAACCAATACTACGAACGGATTTTGCAACCGTTACGGATAAGATTTAAAACCCTGATAGGGCAAGAGGATTTCGCGAGGACGTGTCACGACGAACAGGTTCAGAAGGTTGTGATTGATCTGCTCGAGTGTTTTATAGGAGTCGCCATAG GGTCGTTTATGGCCACAGTTCAGATCCTGTTTGACTTTATGGAGCCGATCTTGTCGGAATTGCGagaattcttaaatttttacaaagacTATCAGGTGATTGTCCAGTTGATCTTGGAGGTGTTCGGACAGTGCGCCAAATACATGTTGTGTTATTTAAAGCCTTTAGATAGTAAAaa attatacgTTAGTTCCTTGGGCGTGGTACAATATTACGCCAAATTTAACGTAAACCGTTTAACGAACGAGTCTTTTGCGGAGGAGAGTAGCGTGCAGGATTTGAGCCTGTTATTGGATCTGTTGACGTTTATTTTGTCCAAGGATTGCATTGATTTGTGCGATAATGTTAATCACGAGGACGCAATG GTCACTGCCTCTGATGTGGCCTTATACGGACTAAAATTCATAATGCCGATAATGCCGCTGGAAATGCTGAAATTCCCGAAATTATGCGCCCAATTTTATCGACTTTTGGTCCTAATTAACGACATTTACCCGGAGAAAATCTCCGAGCTGCCATACGATATGATGTCGAACCTTTTACAGTGCATCCACTTAGGTTTGACCAATTTCGGTACCGATATTGTACAGGCTTGTTTAGACTTTATACAGG GTATGGCCTCGTACATATTCAGACATCAAGCGTTAGAGACCCCGTTCGCGGCAGCTTTAAAACCATTCTTGAAGATCCTGATGGATTTGGTGCTTTCGCATCAAATCAACTCGGACATGATCAGTTCTTCTTCCACTACGATTTACACGCTCATCTGCTGTTATCAGCAGGAATACGAGGGATTGGTTCAGAGCTTAATACAGAACCAGTCCGATCCTTTGATAGCTGAAAg aTTGGCGGTCGCATTTAATAATCTCACCCAAAACGTGGCTCTGACGTGCGAGCGACACCCCAAACTGAAATTCAGAGATAATTTCGATAAATTCATCGCCAACGTACACGgatttttacttataaaataa